In Methylocystis echinoides, one genomic interval encodes:
- a CDS encoding AbrB/MazE/SpoVT family DNA-binding domain-containing protein: protein MATTKVFRSGNSLAVRLPRDIAPPEGAEVVVTRQGESLLVSPARLDMSTLVARLGRGPAPGPLDRPAFKPPKRNWPEAD from the coding sequence ATGGCGACGACAAAGGTCTTTCGATCCGGCAACAGTCTCGCGGTGCGCCTGCCGCGGGACATCGCGCCGCCCGAGGGCGCCGAGGTCGTGGTGACGCGCCAGGGCGAGAGCCTTCTCGTCTCCCCTGCCCGCCTCGACATGTCGACGCTGGTCGCGCGGCTGGGACGGGGGCCCGCGCCGGGACCGCTGGACCGGCCGGCGTTCAAGCCGCCGAAGCGGAACTGGCCGGAGGCCGACTGA
- a CDS encoding M23 family metallopeptidase, with translation MGYREQHRFVDASGDIILEVSRGHRRRRYRLSRGLCAAGGGLVLLFAAAVLGAAGYLMFHDRLLAGLIERQTRMQYAYEDRIAALRLRLDQLASRQIIDQDGVEGKVQSLVLRQAQLETRAAVVARLVEGALARDAGVTMIAPTGRAEGRAAKGPAALAGTVDAGPHAAQAPAKAAEPAKPEPEGLELRLGDEPKPVPLPPPPATPKRERVTPVDVSFAAPDASMAEARDPGAPLPVRLERLALSLDRVEREQTRRLSGILRPAMEEASRLREAFDMAGVPVERLIGGTGARDGGKPRRREATAVGGPFVAAPAAEADGLFERHLAAAQTAVATLDGLRRALPLAPLRKPLAGPLQLTSAFGYRTDPFFGRLALHSGVDLREEEGAQVRATAAGVVTVAGPQGGYGNLVEIDHGGGMSTRYGHLSVISVTPGQQVSPGAGVGRVGSTGRSTGPHLHYEVRLDGEAVDPARFLRAASALGGVLQ, from the coding sequence ATGGGTTATCGCGAGCAGCACCGTTTCGTCGACGCGTCGGGCGACATTATTCTCGAAGTCTCGCGCGGCCATCGCCGCCGCCGCTATCGTCTCTCGCGGGGGCTCTGCGCCGCCGGCGGCGGACTCGTCCTTCTGTTCGCCGCGGCGGTGCTCGGCGCCGCCGGCTATCTGATGTTTCACGACAGGCTTCTCGCCGGCCTGATCGAGCGTCAGACGCGCATGCAATATGCTTACGAAGACCGCATCGCCGCGTTGCGCCTGCGCCTCGATCAGCTGGCGAGCCGGCAAATCATCGATCAGGACGGAGTCGAGGGGAAGGTGCAGAGCCTCGTCCTGCGTCAGGCGCAACTCGAAACGCGCGCCGCCGTTGTCGCGCGCCTCGTCGAGGGCGCCCTCGCCCGAGACGCGGGCGTGACCATGATCGCCCCGACCGGTCGCGCCGAGGGGCGCGCGGCCAAAGGGCCGGCCGCCCTCGCGGGGACCGTAGACGCCGGTCCCCATGCCGCGCAGGCGCCGGCGAAAGCCGCCGAGCCGGCCAAGCCAGAGCCGGAGGGGCTCGAACTGAGGCTTGGCGACGAGCCGAAGCCGGTTCCGCTGCCGCCCCCGCCGGCGACGCCGAAGCGCGAGCGCGTCACGCCCGTCGACGTGTCGTTCGCCGCGCCGGACGCGTCTATGGCCGAGGCGCGCGATCCCGGCGCGCCGTTGCCTGTGCGGCTGGAACGCCTCGCCTTGTCGCTCGACCGCGTCGAGCGCGAACAGACGCGCCGGCTGTCCGGCATTCTGCGGCCGGCGATGGAAGAGGCCTCACGGCTGCGCGAAGCCTTCGACATGGCCGGCGTCCCGGTGGAGCGGCTGATCGGCGGGACGGGCGCGCGGGACGGCGGCAAGCCGCGGCGCAGGGAAGCGACCGCCGTTGGCGGCCCCTTCGTCGCCGCTCCCGCAGCGGAGGCAGACGGGCTGTTCGAACGCCATCTCGCCGCCGCCCAAACGGCCGTCGCGACGCTCGACGGATTGCGCCGCGCGCTTCCCCTCGCCCCGCTGCGCAAGCCGCTCGCCGGCCCGTTGCAGCTCACCTCCGCCTTCGGCTATCGCACCGACCCCTTCTTCGGGAGGCTCGCGCTGCACAGCGGGGTCGATCTGCGCGAGGAGGAAGGCGCGCAGGTCAGAGCCACGGCCGCGGGCGTCGTCACGGTCGCCGGGCCGCAGGGGGGCTATGGCAATCTGGTCGAGATCGACCATGGCGGCGGCATGTCGACCCGCTACGGCCATCTCTCGGTCATCAGCGTCACGCCCGGCCAGCAGGTGTCGCCCGGCGCCGGCGTCGGCAGGGTGGGCTCGACCGGGCGCTCCACCGGGCCGCATCTGCACTATGAGGTGCGCCTGGACGGCGAGGCGGTGGATCCAGCGCGCTTCCTGAGAGCCGCCTCGGCGCTCGGCGGCGTTCTTCAGTAG
- a CDS encoding BolA family protein, translating to MTDKSKSAVKGPVATSIEQKLTEALAPISLKVIDESHHHAGHGHPGDKRHGNESHFRVEVVSAAFEGKSRVDRHRMVNALLAQELKEGLHALAVTAKAPGEAL from the coding sequence ATGACAGACAAGAGTAAGAGCGCGGTCAAGGGCCCGGTGGCGACAAGCATAGAGCAAAAACTCACCGAGGCGCTCGCGCCAATTTCACTCAAGGTGATCGACGAATCGCACCATCACGCGGGTCACGGACACCCCGGCGACAAGCGCCATGGCAATGAGAGCCACTTCCGCGTCGAGGTGGTGAGCGCGGCTTTCGAGGGCAAGAGTCGCGTGGACCGCCACCGAATGGTCAACGCCCTGCTCGCCCAGGAGCTGAAAGAGGGCCTGCACGCGCTGGCCGTCACCGCCAAGGCGCCCGGCGAGGCGCTCTGA
- the msrA gene encoding peptide-methionine (S)-S-oxide reductase MsrA, whose amino-acid sequence MALFDKLDLARRLAPLPDRETPVPHGARHFVNGHPLDPPFPVGTQEALFGLGCFWGAERKFWQAGEAVYVTAVGYAGGTTKNPTYEDVCSGRTGHAEVVRVVYFPTAISFEQLLKLFWESHDPTQGMRQGNDVGTQYRSAIYVSNPEQLAAAEASRAEYQRVLTGAGYGAITTEIKQAPPFYYAEAYHQQYLAKNPGGYCGLGGTGVSCPVGAGGA is encoded by the coding sequence ATGGCTCTTTTCGACAAGCTCGACCTCGCCCGCCGACTCGCTCCCCTGCCGGACCGCGAGACGCCTGTTCCACATGGCGCCCGGCATTTTGTGAACGGCCATCCGCTCGACCCGCCGTTTCCGGTCGGGACGCAGGAGGCGTTGTTCGGCCTGGGCTGCTTCTGGGGGGCCGAGCGCAAATTCTGGCAGGCGGGGGAGGCCGTCTATGTCACGGCGGTCGGCTATGCCGGCGGGACGACGAAAAACCCCACCTATGAGGACGTCTGTTCCGGACGCACCGGTCACGCCGAGGTCGTGCGCGTCGTCTATTTCCCAACGGCGATCTCGTTCGAGCAGCTTCTGAAGCTTTTTTGGGAAAGTCACGATCCGACCCAGGGGATGCGGCAGGGCAATGACGTCGGGACGCAATACCGCTCGGCGATTTACGTCTCGAACCCCGAGCAGCTGGCGGCCGCCGAGGCCTCACGGGCGGAGTACCAACGCGTATTGACGGGGGCCGGCTACGGCGCGATCACAACCGAGATCAAACAGGCGCCGCCCTTCTATTACGCCGAAGCCTACCATCAGCAATATCTCGCCAAAAATCCCGGCGGCTATTGCGGGCTCGGCGGCACCGGCGTGTCCTGCCCGGTCGGCGCCGGCGGAGCCTGA
- the cobS gene encoding cobaltochelatase subunit CobS — MVDTVNGSGLESTPDIKVSARQVFGIDTDLVVPAFSERNEHAPDVDPDYLFDRQTTLAILAGFAKNRRVMVTGYHGTGKSTHIEQVAARLNWPFVRVNLDSHISRIDLVGKDAIVLKDGKQVTEFRDGILPWAVQHNVALCFDEYDAGRPDVMFVIQRVLEVSGRLTLLDQNRVIRPHPAFRLFATANTVGLGDTSGLYHGVQQINQAQMDRWSIVTTLNYLPHDAETNIVTSKVKSYGATKEGRDVANKMVRVADLTRNAFMAGDLSTVMSPRTVITWAENAEIFNDVGFAFRLTFLNKCDELERPLVAEFYQRCFGKELPESAVNVVMT; from the coding sequence TTGGTCGATACAGTCAATGGCTCGGGGCTCGAGAGCACGCCGGACATCAAGGTTTCGGCGCGTCAGGTTTTCGGGATCGACACGGATCTCGTGGTCCCGGCCTTCTCCGAGCGAAACGAACATGCCCCCGACGTCGACCCGGATTATCTCTTCGACCGGCAGACGACGCTCGCCATTCTCGCCGGCTTCGCCAAGAACCGCCGCGTCATGGTGACGGGCTATCACGGCACCGGCAAATCGACGCACATCGAGCAGGTGGCCGCGCGGCTCAACTGGCCGTTCGTGCGCGTCAACCTCGACAGCCACATCTCCCGCATCGACCTCGTCGGCAAGGATGCGATCGTGCTCAAGGACGGCAAGCAGGTCACGGAGTTCCGCGACGGCATCCTGCCCTGGGCCGTGCAGCATAATGTGGCCCTCTGCTTCGACGAATATGACGCCGGCCGGCCCGACGTGATGTTCGTGATTCAGCGCGTGCTGGAAGTCTCGGGGCGTCTGACGTTGCTCGACCAGAATCGGGTCATCCGTCCGCATCCGGCCTTCCGCCTCTTCGCCACCGCCAATACGGTGGGGCTCGGCGACACCTCCGGCCTTTATCACGGCGTGCAGCAGATCAATCAGGCGCAGATGGACCGCTGGTCGATCGTGACGACGCTCAATTATCTGCCGCATGACGCCGAGACCAACATCGTTACCTCGAAGGTCAAGTCCTATGGCGCCACCAAGGAGGGGCGCGACGTGGCCAACAAGATGGTCCGCGTCGCCGATCTGACCCGCAACGCCTTCATGGCCGGAGACCTCTCCACCGTCATGAGCCCGCGCACGGTCATCACCTGGGCCGAGAACGCGGAAATCTTCAACGACGTCGGCTTCGCCTTCCGCCTCACCTTCCTCAACAAATGCGACGAGCTGGAGCGGCCGCTGGTGGCGGAATTCTACCAGCGCTGCTTCGGCAAGGAGTTGCCGGAGAGCGCGGTGAATGTGGTGATGACATAG
- the serA gene encoding phosphoglycerate dehydrogenase: MPPRVLISDSLSPAAVEIFRLRGIEADFEPSLGKDKDRLAAAIAAYDGLAIRSATRVTADVLARADRLKVVGRAGIGVDNVDIPAATAKGVIVMNTPSGNSVTTAEHAIALMFALARDIPAADASTKRGRWEKNRFLGVEIAGKTLGVIGCGNIGAIVADRALGLKMRVLAFDPFLTEERAQAIGVEKVDLDDLLARADVISLHTPLNAQTRNILSAEALAKTRRGVRIINCARGGLVDEAALRRALEDGHVGGAALDVFAVEPAIDNPLFALENVVCTPHLGASTAEAQEKVALQIAEQMSDYLTRGAVSNAVNFPSISAEEAPRLAPFVALAEKLGLLVGQIARCGVDTLSVTFEGAIAREKTKALTAAALAGMLRPILDSVNPVSAPAIAKERGLSVDEVSRAAQSDYESLVTLVAKTRDGDIKVAGTVFHDGKPRLLRIGEINVDAEFAPSMIYTENEDRPGYIGRFAGALGESQVNIATFALGRDRPGGRAVALVAIDGPLPEATLAELRALPGVKQAITLKF, from the coding sequence ATGCCGCCCCGCGTCCTCATCTCCGATTCCCTCTCGCCCGCCGCCGTCGAGATCTTTCGCCTGCGCGGGATCGAGGCCGATTTCGAACCCTCGCTCGGCAAAGACAAGGACCGGCTCGCCGCCGCCATCGCCGCCTATGACGGCCTCGCCATCCGCTCGGCCACAAGGGTCACGGCGGACGTATTGGCGCGCGCCGACCGGCTGAAGGTCGTGGGCCGCGCCGGCATTGGCGTCGACAATGTCGACATTCCCGCCGCGACCGCCAAGGGCGTGATCGTGATGAACACGCCCTCGGGCAATTCCGTCACCACGGCGGAACACGCGATCGCGCTCATGTTCGCGCTCGCCCGCGACATTCCCGCCGCCGACGCCTCGACCAAAAGAGGCAGATGGGAGAAGAATCGCTTCCTCGGCGTCGAAATCGCCGGCAAGACGCTCGGCGTCATTGGCTGCGGCAATATTGGCGCAATCGTCGCCGACCGGGCGCTCGGGCTGAAAATGCGCGTTCTCGCTTTTGATCCTTTCCTGACGGAAGAGCGTGCGCAGGCGATAGGCGTCGAAAAGGTCGACCTCGACGATCTGCTGGCCCGCGCGGACGTCATCTCCCTGCACACGCCGCTCAACGCCCAGACGCGCAACATCCTGTCTGCCGAGGCCTTGGCCAAGACGCGCCGCGGCGTGCGCATCATCAATTGCGCGCGCGGCGGGCTCGTCGACGAGGCGGCGCTGCGCCGCGCGCTCGAAGACGGCCATGTCGGTGGGGCGGCGCTCGACGTTTTCGCCGTGGAGCCGGCGATCGACAACCCGCTTTTCGCGCTGGAGAACGTTGTCTGCACGCCGCATCTCGGCGCCTCCACCGCAGAGGCGCAGGAGAAGGTCGCGCTGCAGATCGCCGAGCAAATGTCCGACTATCTGACGCGCGGGGCCGTCTCCAACGCGGTGAATTTTCCGTCGATCTCGGCCGAGGAGGCGCCGCGGCTCGCCCCCTTCGTCGCGCTTGCCGAAAAGCTCGGCCTGCTCGTCGGGCAGATCGCGCGCTGCGGCGTCGACACGCTCTCCGTCACCTTCGAAGGCGCGATCGCGCGCGAGAAGACCAAGGCGCTGACGGCCGCGGCGCTCGCGGGCATGCTGCGGCCCATTCTCGACTCGGTCAATCCGGTCTCCGCGCCGGCGATCGCCAAGGAGCGCGGGCTCTCCGTGGACGAGGTGAGCCGGGCGGCGCAGAGCGACTATGAATCGCTCGTGACGCTGGTCGCGAAGACGCGCGACGGCGACATCAAGGTCGCCGGAACCGTGTTCCACGACGGCAAGCCGCGCCTGCTGCGAATCGGCGAAATCAACGTCGACGCCGAATTCGCGCCCTCGATGATCTACACGGAGAATGAGGACCGTCCCGGCTACATCGGTCGTTTCGCGGGAGCGCTGGGCGAATCGCAGGTCAATATCGCGACTTTCGCGCTCGGCCGCGACCGGCCTGGCGGGCGGGCCGTCGCGCTTGTCGCGATCGACGGCCCCCTGCCCGAGGCGACGCTTGCCGAGCTCCGCGCGCTGCCCGGCGTTAAACAGGCGATCACATTGAAGTTTTAG
- a CDS encoding J domain-containing protein: MNLNSPLFDRIRTQREPRREEKREATIKCDSPGCAAEGTYRAPMGRLREGQYFCFCLDHVREYNSNYNYFNGMNDADVARYMKDATVGHRPTWTMGTRRGAAGFREDGGPTGDPLGMYRARHHRRAPEKREPRYSPVTMRAFSALGLDDAAGPEIVRARYKELVKRLHPDANGGDRSREEKLREIIHAYKTLRAARLA; this comes from the coding sequence ATGAACCTCAATTCGCCCCTCTTCGACCGCATCCGGACGCAGCGTGAGCCGCGCCGCGAGGAGAAGCGCGAGGCGACCATCAAATGCGATTCGCCCGGCTGTGCGGCCGAGGGAACCTATCGCGCCCCCATGGGCCGGCTGCGCGAGGGGCAATATTTCTGCTTCTGCCTCGACCACGTGCGCGAGTACAATTCGAACTACAATTATTTCAACGGGATGAACGACGCGGACGTCGCCCGCTACATGAAGGACGCGACCGTAGGCCATCGCCCGACCTGGACGATGGGCACGCGCCGCGGCGCGGCGGGCTTCCGCGAGGACGGCGGGCCGACCGGCGATCCGCTCGGGATGTATCGCGCCCGCCACCACCGACGCGCGCCGGAGAAGCGGGAGCCGCGCTATTCGCCGGTGACCATGCGCGCCTTTTCGGCGCTCGGCCTCGACGACGCCGCCGGCCCCGAGATCGTCCGGGCGCGTTACAAGGAACTGGTCAAAAGGCTCCACCCGGACGCCAATGGCGGGGACCGCTCCCGCGAGGAAAAATTGCGGGAAATCATTCATGCCTATAAGACGCTGAGGGCCGCGCGACTCGCGTAG
- the prfB gene encoding peptide chain release factor 2 (programmed frameshift) yields the protein MRAEPLALKEQIEQSMGLLRRHLDVETATRRLAELNVKAEDPNFWNDPEEAQKLMRERTQLEEQMGALDKLTRDLEDALTLVELGEEAGDAATEKEGVDALKAVLKEAQLRQVEALFSGEADGNDTFIEIHSGAGGTESQDWARMLFRMYARWAERKKFKVEVIEETAGEEAGIKSGTLLVKGHNAHGWAKTESGVHRLVRISPFDSNARRHTSFASVWVFPVVDDRIEINVNESDCRIDTYRSSGAGGQHVNTTDSAIRITHLPTGIVVACQAERSQHKNRATAWNMLRARLYELEIEKREAEANKVAASKTDIGWGHQIRSYVLQPYQLVKDLRTGVTSGTPAEVLDGDLDDFMQASLAQRIYGGGPESVEDVE from the exons ATGCGCGCCGAGCCGCTTGCGCTCAAAGAACAGATCGAGCAGTCCATGGGACTGCTGAGGAGGCATCTT GACGTCGAGACCGCAACCCGCCGTCTCGCCGAACTGAACGTCAAGGCCGAAGACCCGAATTTCTGGAACGATCCCGAAGAAGCGCAAAAGCTGATGCGCGAACGCACCCAGCTCGAGGAGCAGATGGGGGCGCTCGACAAGCTCACGCGCGATCTCGAGGACGCGCTCACCCTCGTCGAACTGGGCGAGGAGGCGGGCGACGCCGCCACCGAAAAGGAGGGCGTCGACGCCCTCAAGGCCGTGCTCAAGGAGGCGCAGCTTCGCCAGGTCGAGGCGCTGTTCTCGGGCGAGGCCGACGGGAACGACACCTTCATCGAAATCCACTCCGGCGCCGGCGGCACCGAAAGCCAGGACTGGGCGCGCATGCTGTTTCGCATGTACGCCCGCTGGGCCGAGCGCAAGAAATTCAAGGTCGAGGTGATCGAGGAGACGGCGGGCGAAGAGGCTGGCATCAAGTCGGGCACGCTGCTGGTCAAGGGCCACAACGCCCATGGCTGGGCGAAGACCGAATCGGGCGTGCACCGGCTCGTGCGCATCTCGCCGTTCGACTCAAACGCCAGGCGGCATACGAGCTTTGCGTCGGTCTGGGTCTTTCCGGTGGTCGACGATCGCATCGAAATCAACGTCAATGAATCCGATTGCCGTATAGACACGTATAGATCATCCGGCGCGGGCGGTCAGCACGTCAATACGACGGACTCGGCGATCCGTATCACGCATCTCCCGACCGGCATTGTCGTCGCCTGTCAGGCCGAGCGTTCGCAGCACAAGAACCGCGCCACGGCCTGGAACATGCTGCGCGCGCGGCTCTACGAGCTGGAGATCGAAAAGCGCGAGGCGGAGGCCAACAAGGTCGCCGCCAGCAAGACCGACATCGGCTGGGGCCACCAGATCCGCTCCTATGTGCTGCAGCCCTATCAGCTGGTGAAGGATCTGCGCACCGGCGTGACCTCCGGCACGCCCGCGGAGGTGCTCGACGGCGATCTCGACGACTTCATGCAGGCCTCGCTCGCCCAGCGCATCTACGGCGGCGGTCCGGAGTCGGTCGAAGACGTGGAGTAA
- a CDS encoding phosphoserine transaminase produces the protein MATPRPGSRPANPCFSSGPCAKRPGWSLEALAGATLGRSHRSKPGKEKLRSAIDLTRELLRVPPDHRIGVVPASDTGAVEMALWSLLGPRGVDVVAWESFSSGWATDVVKQLRLPDARIFTAPYGALPDLSHIDFDHDVVFAWNGTTSGVRVPDADFIPADRKGLTICDATSAAFAQDLDFSKLDVATFSWQKVMGGEAAHGVLILSPRAVERLESHTPAWPLPKIFRLTKNGRLIEGIFSGETINTPSLLAVEDYLDALRWGASIGGLDALRARCDANAGVVDQWVARTPWIDHLAKDPATRSNTSVCLAFSPLAGVATEEEKAALAKQMVAMIEREGAGYDFGAYRDAPPGFRIWCGATVEAADVALLTQWLDWAYMEATG, from the coding sequence ATGGCGACGCCCCGACCCGGCTCCCGGCCGGCCAATCCCTGCTTTTCCTCCGGCCCCTGCGCCAAGCGGCCGGGGTGGTCGCTCGAGGCCCTCGCGGGGGCGACGCTCGGCCGCTCGCATCGCTCCAAACCGGGCAAGGAAAAGCTCAGATCAGCGATCGACCTCACGCGAGAGTTGTTGCGCGTTCCGCCCGATCATCGCATCGGCGTCGTTCCCGCCTCCGACACCGGGGCGGTGGAAATGGCGCTGTGGTCGCTGCTCGGCCCCCGCGGAGTCGACGTCGTCGCCTGGGAGAGCTTTTCGAGCGGGTGGGCGACCGACGTCGTCAAGCAGCTCAGGCTGCCGGACGCCCGCATTTTCACGGCGCCCTATGGCGCCTTGCCGGACCTCTCGCACATCGATTTCGACCATGACGTCGTTTTTGCCTGGAACGGCACGACGTCGGGGGTGCGCGTCCCCGACGCCGATTTCATCCCCGCCGACCGCAAAGGGCTGACGATCTGCGACGCGACGTCGGCGGCGTTCGCGCAGGATCTCGATTTTTCGAAGCTCGATGTCGCGACGTTCAGCTGGCAGAAGGTCATGGGCGGCGAGGCGGCGCATGGCGTGCTGATCCTTTCGCCGCGCGCCGTCGAGCGGCTGGAAAGCCATACCCCCGCCTGGCCGCTGCCGAAGATCTTCCGGCTCACGAAAAACGGGCGCCTCATCGAGGGGATTTTCAGCGGCGAGACCATCAACACGCCCTCGCTCCTGGCGGTCGAGGATTATCTCGACGCGCTGAGGTGGGGAGCGTCGATCGGCGGTCTCGACGCGCTGCGGGCCCGCTGCGACGCCAACGCCGGCGTCGTCGACCAATGGGTTGCCCGTACGCCCTGGATCGACCACCTCGCCAAAGACCCGGCGACCCGCTCCAACACCAGCGTCTGCCTCGCCTTCTCGCCCTTGGCCGGCGTCGCGACGGAGGAAGAAAAGGCCGCGCTCGCCAAGCAAATGGTCGCGATGATCGAAAGGGAAGGCGCCGGCTATGATTTTGGCGCCTATCGCGACGCGCCGCCGGGTTTTCGCATCTGGTGCGGCGCGACTGTCGAGGCCGCCGACGTGGCGCTGCTGACGCAATGGCTCGACTGGGCCTATATGGAAGCGACCGGCTGA
- a CDS encoding PIN domain-containing protein → MARYLLDATTLFAAASGEAATLARLARLPIGEVAIPALVYAELLGAAAAAGKNARLAENLNLIAQNLDILPFDRRAAEAYGALLREIEPKRRRMLDRLTAAQAIAEDRTLATLAPEDFADLPGLSLESWTP, encoded by the coding sequence ATGGCGCGCTACCTGCTCGACGCCACGACGCTCTTCGCGGCGGCGAGCGGCGAGGCGGCGACGCTGGCGCGGCTCGCGCGGCTTCCGATCGGCGAGGTGGCGATCCCCGCCCTCGTCTACGCCGAGTTACTCGGCGCCGCGGCGGCGGCCGGCAAAAATGCGCGTCTTGCGGAAAATCTCAACCTGATCGCCCAGAACCTCGACATCTTGCCGTTCGATCGCAGGGCGGCGGAGGCCTATGGCGCGCTGCTGCGGGAGATCGAGCCCAAACGGCGGCGCATGCTCGACCGCCTGACCGCCGCGCAAGCCATCGCCGAGGACCGCACGCTCGCGACCCTCGCGCCGGAGGATTTCGCCGATCTTCCCGGCCTCTCGCTCGAAAGCTGGACGCCCTGA
- a CDS encoding DUF6156 family protein, translated as MSGPKDYKYFLTYSGVRMPLKLVEPLGPDELGNRNTYFRATYDADGRVATCEKLVYGEVELSHVYAYRDDGTLSHARIELGDEVTDVDCDARGAPIRC; from the coding sequence ATGTCCGGGCCGAAGGACTACAAATATTTTTTGACCTACAGCGGCGTGCGCATGCCGCTGAAGCTCGTCGAGCCGCTGGGACCCGACGAACTGGGAAACCGAAACACCTATTTTCGCGCCACCTATGACGCCGACGGCCGGGTCGCGACCTGCGAGAAACTCGTTTATGGCGAGGTGGAGCTCTCCCACGTCTACGCCTATCGTGACGATGGCACGCTCAGTCACGCGCGCATCGAACTGGGCGACGAGGTCACCGATGTCGATTGCGACGCGCGCGGCGCCCCGATACGCTGCTGA